A genomic window from Helicobacter pylori includes:
- a CDS encoding class II 3-deoxy-7-phosphoheptulonate synthase has translation MSNTTWSPTSWHSFKIEQHPTYKDQKELERVKKELSSYPPLVFAGEARNLQERLAQVIDNKAFLLQGGDCAESFSQFSANRIRDMFKVMMQMAIVLTFAGSIPIVKVGRIAGQFAKPRSNATEILDDEEVLSYRGDIINGIPKKEREPKAERMLKAYHQSVATLNLIRAFAQGGLANLEQVHRFNLDFVKNNDFGQKYQQIADRITQALGFMQACGVEIERTPILREVEFYTSHEALLLHYEEPLVRKDSLTNQFYDCSAHMLWIGERTRDPKGAHVEFLRGVCNPIGVKIGPNASVSEVLELCDVLNPHNIKGRLNLIVRMGSKVIKERLPKLLQGVLKEKRHILWSIDPMHGNTVKTNSGVKTRAFDCVLDEVKSFFEIHRAEGSLASGVHLEMTGENVTECIGGSQAITEEGLSCHYYTQCDPRLNATQALELAFLIADMLKKQRA, from the coding sequence ATGTCAAACACAACTTGGTCGCCAACTTCATGGCATTCTTTTAAGATAGAGCAACACCCCACTTATAAGGATCAAAAAGAGTTAGAGAGAGTCAAAAAAGAATTGAGCTCTTACCCTCCTTTAGTGTTTGCTGGTGAAGCGAGAAACTTGCAAGAACGCCTAGCCCAAGTGATTGATAATAAGGCGTTTTTGTTGCAAGGGGGCGATTGCGCGGAGTCGTTTTCTCAATTTAGTGCTAACAGGATCAGAGACATGTTCAAAGTGATGATGCAAATGGCGATTGTTCTCACTTTTGCTGGCTCTATACCGATCGTGAAAGTGGGGCGCATTGCCGGGCAGTTTGCCAAACCGCGCTCCAATGCGACTGAAATCTTAGATGATGAAGAAGTGCTAAGCTATAGAGGGGATATTATCAATGGGATTCCCAAAAAAGAAAGAGAGCCAAAGGCTGAAAGAATGCTTAAAGCCTACCATCAAAGCGTGGCGACTTTAAATTTGATTAGGGCTTTTGCTCAAGGCGGGTTAGCCAATTTGGAGCAAGTGCATCGTTTCAATTTGGATTTTGTCAAAAACAACGACTTTGGGCAAAAATACCAGCAAATCGCTGACCGGATCACGCAAGCTTTAGGGTTTATGCAAGCATGCGGGGTGGAAATAGAGCGAACGCCTATCCTTAGGGAAGTGGAATTTTACACCAGCCACGAAGCGTTACTGCTCCATTATGAAGAGCCTTTGGTGCGTAAGGATAGTTTGACTAACCAGTTTTATGATTGCTCTGCGCACATGCTGTGGATTGGCGAAAGGACAAGAGATCCTAAAGGCGCTCATGTGGAGTTTTTAAGGGGGGTTTGCAACCCTATTGGCGTGAAAATCGGGCCTAATGCGAGCGTGAGCGAAGTGCTAGAATTGTGCGATGTTTTAAACCCGCACAACATTAAGGGGCGTTTGAATTTGATCGTGCGCATGGGTTCTAAGGTGATTAAAGAGCGTTTGCCTAAACTTTTACAAGGGGTGTTGAAAGAAAAACGCCATATCTTATGGAGCATTGATCCCATGCATGGCAACACGGTGAAAACCAATTCAGGGGTTAAAACAAGGGCTTTTGATTGCGTGTTAGATGAGGTGAAAAGCTTTTTTGAAATCCATAGGGCTGAAGGGAGTTTGGCTTCAGGGGTTCATCTGGAGATGACAGGTGAGAATGTTACAGAATGTATCGGTGGCTCGCAAGCGATCACTGAAGAGGGTTTGAGCTGCCATTACTACACGCAATGCGATCCAAGACTAAACGCCACTCAAGCCCTAGAACTCGCTTTTTTGATTGCGGACATGCTTAAAAAACAACGCGCTTGA
- a CDS encoding peroxiredoxin, whose amino-acid sequence MEKLEAGQLAPDFRLKNSDGVEISLKDLLHKKVVLYFYPKDNTPGCTLEAQDFSALFNAFEKKNAIVVGVSPDNMQSHQKFISQCSLNVILLCDEDKKAANLYKAYGKRMLYGKEHLGIIRSTFIINTQGVLEKCFYNVKAKGHAQKVLESL is encoded by the coding sequence ATGGAAAAATTAGAGGCCGGGCAATTAGCCCCTGATTTTAGGTTAAAAAACAGCGATGGGGTAGAGATTTCTTTAAAAGATTTGCTCCATAAAAAAGTAGTGTTGTATTTCTACCCTAAAGACAACACCCCCGGATGCACCTTAGAAGCGCAAGATTTTAGCGCTCTGTTTAATGCATTTGAAAAGAAAAACGCTATCGTTGTGGGTGTAAGCCCTGATAATATGCAATCGCATCAAAAATTCATCAGCCAATGCTCTTTGAATGTGATCTTGCTCTGCGATGAAGACAAAAAAGCCGCTAATCTCTACAAAGCTTATGGCAAACGCATGCTTTATGGGAAGGAGCATTTGGGGATTATCCGCTCCACTTTCATTATCAACACGCAAGGCGTTTTAGAAAAATGTTTCTACAATGTCAAAGCGAAAGGCCATGCTCAAAAAGTTTTAGAGAGTTTGTAG
- a CDS encoding LutC/YkgG family protein, translating into MSKDLILNRIKEARAKHAIKGANPAYKNIIKVEFEDLVEEYKHFQALNKAEVIESAKENLEQAILKALENFKSEKILHATDLDLNFEAFKDFTLQPYDKEIEAMREELFDIDTALLHGVCGISSLGMIGAVSSHASPRLLSLITLNCIILLKKESIVRNLSEGMQALKNQSQNGVLPTNMLLIGGPSRTADIELKTVFGVHGPQKVAIILY; encoded by the coding sequence ATGAGTAAAGATCTTATTTTAAACCGTATTAAAGAAGCCAGAGCTAAGCATGCCATTAAAGGAGCAAACCCTGCTTATAAAAATATCATTAAAGTGGAGTTTGAGGATTTGGTGGAAGAATACAAGCATTTTCAAGCGCTGAATAAAGCTGAAGTCATTGAAAGCGCTAAAGAAAATTTAGAGCAAGCGATTTTAAAAGCTTTAGAAAACTTTAAAAGCGAAAAAATCTTACACGCTACGGATTTGGATTTGAATTTTGAAGCGTTTAAGGATTTTACTTTACAACCCTACGATAAAGAAATTGAAGCCATGCGTGAAGAATTGTTTGACATTGACACGGCTTTATTGCATGGGGTTTGTGGGATTTCAAGCTTGGGCATGATTGGGGCGGTTTCTTCGCATGCAAGCCCACGACTGCTTTCACTCATCACCCTTAATTGCATTATCTTATTGAAAAAAGAATCCATCGTGCGCAATTTAAGCGAAGGCATGCAAGCTTTAAAAAATCAGAGCCAAAACGGCGTCTTACCCACAAACATGCTCCTTATTGGCGGGCCTAGCCGGACAGCTGACATTGAATTAAAAACCGTTTTTGGGGTGCATGGGCCTCAAAAAGTCGCTATCATTCTCTATTAA
- a CDS encoding LutB/LldF family L-lactate oxidation iron-sulfur protein, with protein MEKHHSDQEYEEIITDQLGDLQLRENLRSAMDTLRTNRKNLLKNRYSEWENLRELGKEVKLKILSRLDEYLELFEKNATQNGFKIHYAKDGDEANEIIYNLAKEKNINRILKQKSMASEEIGLNHYLKEKGIQAQETDLGELIIQLINEHPVHIVVPAIHKNRKQIGKIFEEKLNAAYEEEPEKLNAIARKHMRKEFESFKMGISGVNFAIANEGAIWLVENEGNGRMSTTACDVHVAICGIEKLVESFDDAAILNNLLAPSAVGVPITCYQNIITGPRKNDDLDGPKEAHIILLDNNRSNILADEKYYRALSCIRCGTCLNHCPVYDKIGGHAYLSTYPGPIGVVVSPQLFGLNNYGHIPNLCSLCGRCSEVCPVEIPLAELIRDLRSDKVGEGRGVVKGAKSTQHSAMEKFSMKMFAKMASDGSKWRFQLKMAQFFSPLGKLLAPILPLVKEWTSVRTLPDMDTSLHAKVQHLEGVIYE; from the coding sequence ATGGAAAAACACCACAGCGACCAAGAATACGAAGAAATCATCACCGACCAATTAGGCGATCTGCAATTAAGGGAAAATTTGCGTTCTGCAATGGACACCTTAAGGACTAACCGCAAGAATCTCCTCAAAAATCGTTACAGCGAATGGGAAAATTTAAGGGAGTTGGGCAAGGAAGTCAAGCTTAAAATCTTATCCAGGCTTGATGAGTATTTGGAATTGTTTGAAAAAAACGCCACCCAAAACGGCTTTAAAATCCATTACGCTAAAGACGGCGATGAAGCCAATGAAATCATTTACAACCTCGCTAAAGAAAAAAATATCAACCGCATTTTAAAGCAAAAGTCTATGGCGAGCGAAGAAATCGGCTTGAACCATTACCTCAAAGAAAAGGGCATTCAAGCGCAAGAAACGGATTTGGGCGAATTGATTATCCAACTTATTAATGAACACCCTGTGCATATTGTCGTGCCAGCCATCCATAAAAACCGCAAACAAATCGGTAAAATTTTTGAAGAAAAACTCAACGCCGCTTATGAAGAAGAGCCTGAAAAGTTGAATGCAATCGCCAGAAAGCACATGCGCAAGGAATTTGAAAGCTTTAAAATGGGGATTAGCGGGGTTAATTTCGCTATCGCTAATGAGGGAGCGATCTGGTTAGTGGAAAATGAAGGTAATGGCAGAATGAGCACCACCGCATGCGATGTGCATGTCGCTATTTGCGGGATTGAAAAATTAGTAGAAAGCTTTGATGATGCAGCGATTTTAAACAATTTGCTCGCCCCAAGCGCCGTGGGTGTGCCTATCACTTGCTATCAAAACATTATCACAGGCCCTAGAAAAAACGACGATTTAGACGGCCCTAAAGAAGCCCACATTATTTTACTAGACAATAACCGCTCCAATATTTTGGCTGATGAAAAGTATTATCGCGCCCTTTCATGCATTCGTTGCGGGACTTGTTTGAACCACTGCCCTGTCTATGATAAAATCGGTGGGCATGCCTATCTTTCCACCTACCCTGGCCCAATAGGCGTGGTGGTATCCCCCCAACTCTTTGGGCTTAATAATTACGGGCATATCCCTAATTTGTGCAGTCTTTGCGGGCGTTGTTCTGAAGTATGCCCTGTAGAAATCCCACTAGCGGAGCTTATTAGGGATTTACGATCGGATAAAGTGGGCGAAGGCAGGGGCGTAGTCAAGGGGGCTAAAAGCACGCAACACAGCGCAATGGAAAAATTCTCTATGAAAATGTTTGCTAAAATGGCGAGCGATGGGTCTAAATGGCGTTTCCAATTGAAAATGGCTCAATTTTTCTCGCCTTTAGGCAAGCTTTTAGCTCCCATACTGCCTTTAGTCAAAGAGTGGACTAGCGTGAGGACCTTACCCGATATGGACACAAGCTTGCATGCAAAAGTCCAACATTTAGAAGGGGTGATTTATGAGTAA
- a CDS encoding (Fe-S)-binding protein, with the protein MKVNFFATCLGTAIYSNASLNAIKLLRKENLEVVFKKDQTCCGQPSYNSGYYEETKKVVLYNIKLYSNNDYPIILPSGSCTGMMRHDYLELFEGHAEFNMVKDFCSRVYELSEFLDKKLQVKYEDKGEPLKITWHSNCHALRVAKVIDSAKNLIRQLKNVELIELEKEEECCGFGGTFSVKEPKISAVMVKEKIKDIESRQVDVIVSADAGCLMNISTAMQKMGSSTKPMHFYDFLASRLGL; encoded by the coding sequence TTGAAAGTCAATTTCTTTGCTACATGTCTAGGGACAGCCATATATAGCAACGCATCGCTTAACGCTATCAAATTACTCCGCAAGGAAAATTTGGAAGTGGTTTTTAAAAAAGATCAAACATGTTGCGGCCAGCCAAGCTACAATTCAGGGTATTATGAAGAGACTAAAAAAGTCGTTTTATACAATATTAAGCTTTATTCTAACAACGACTACCCCATTATTTTACCCAGCGGTTCATGCACAGGCATGATGCGGCATGATTATTTGGAATTGTTTGAAGGGCATGCAGAATTCAATATGGTTAAAGATTTTTGCTCTAGAGTGTATGAATTGAGCGAATTTTTGGATAAAAAATTGCAAGTCAAATATGAAGATAAGGGCGAACCCCTTAAAATCACATGGCATTCTAATTGCCATGCTTTAAGGGTGGCTAAAGTGATTGATTCGGCTAAAAACCTCATCAGACAGCTTAAAAATGTAGAACTCATTGAGTTGGAAAAAGAAGAAGAGTGTTGCGGGTTTGGGGGGACATTTTCGGTTAAAGAGCCTAAAATTTCAGCCGTTATGGTTAAAGAAAAGATTAAAGACATAGAAAGCCGTCAAGTGGATGTGATCGTTTCAGCGGATGCGGGGTGTTTGATGAATATCAGCACCGCTATGCAAAAAATGGGTTCTTCAACAAAACCCATGCATTTTTATGACTTTTTAGCTTCAAGACTTGGGCTTTAA
- a CDS encoding L-lactate permease: MEFYQVYDPLGNIWLSALVALSPIALFFISLIVFKLKGYSAGFLSLVLSIIIALFVYKMPAQMVSTSFFYGFLYGLWPIAWIVIAAIFLYNLSVKSGYFEILKESILTLTPDHRILVILIGFCFGSFLEGAIGFGGPVAITAAILVGLGLNPLYAAGLCLIANTAPVAFGAVGIPITAMASVVGVPELEISQMVGRVLPIFSIGIPFFIVFLMDGFKGIRETFPAVAVTGFSFAIAQFLSSNYLGPQLPDIISALVSLIATTLFLKFWQPKNIFTSNGKEPTISTEKHHICKVIVAWMPFVLLTITIIIWTQPWFKALFKEGGALAFSSFAFEFSSISQKIFKTVPIVTEATNFPVVFKLPLILTTGTSIFLAAILSVFLLRVKVSDAIGVFGATLKEMRLPILTIGVVLAFAYVANYSGMSATLALALADTGHVFTFFSPVVGWLGVFLTGSDTSSNLLFGSLQMLIATQLGLPEVLFLAANTSGGVVGKMISPQSIAIACAAVGLVGKESELFRFTVKYSIALAIIMGIVFTLIAYVFPFIIPVTPT; the protein is encoded by the coding sequence ATGGAATTTTATCAAGTCTATGACCCATTAGGCAATATTTGGCTAAGCGCTCTAGTGGCGCTCTCGCCTATTGCACTCTTTTTTATTTCTCTTATTGTCTTCAAACTTAAAGGCTATAGCGCTGGGTTTTTAAGCTTAGTGCTTTCAATCATCATTGCGTTATTTGTGTATAAAATGCCCGCTCAAATGGTGAGCACGAGTTTTTTCTATGGCTTTCTTTATGGCTTATGGCCGATCGCTTGGATTGTGATCGCTGCGATTTTTCTTTACAACCTTTCAGTGAAATCCGGGTATTTTGAGATTTTAAAAGAAAGCATTTTAACTTTAACGCCAGATCATCGTATTTTAGTGATTTTGATCGGTTTTTGTTTTGGCTCGTTTTTAGAAGGGGCGATTGGTTTTGGAGGCCCGGTAGCGATCACAGCGGCGATTTTAGTAGGCCTTGGGCTAAACCCTTTATACGCTGCCGGGTTGTGCTTAATCGCTAACACCGCCCCTGTGGCTTTTGGCGCGGTGGGTATCCCTATTACGGCTATGGCTAGTGTGGTGGGTGTCCCTGAATTAGAGATTTCTCAAATGGTGGGTAGGGTGTTACCCATTTTTTCTATTGGTATTCCTTTTTTTATCGTGTTTTTAATGGATGGTTTTAAGGGCATTAGAGAAACTTTTCCGGCGGTAGCGGTTACTGGGTTTAGCTTTGCGATTGCGCAATTTTTAAGCTCTAATTATTTAGGGCCGCAACTTCCGGATATTATTTCGGCTTTAGTGTCATTGATCGCTACCACTTTATTTTTAAAGTTTTGGCAGCCTAAAAATATTTTCACTAGCAATGGCAAAGAGCCAACGATTAGCACAGAAAAACACCATATTTGCAAGGTGATCGTGGCGTGGATGCCTTTTGTGTTGCTCACCATTACAATCATTATATGGACGCAACCCTGGTTTAAAGCGCTCTTTAAAGAAGGTGGAGCTTTAGCGTTTTCTAGCTTTGCGTTTGAATTTAGTTCTATCAGTCAAAAGATTTTTAAAACCGTTCCCATTGTTACTGAAGCGACCAATTTTCCTGTCGTGTTCAAACTCCCTTTAATCTTAACAACAGGCACTTCCATCTTTTTAGCCGCTATTTTGAGCGTGTTTTTGTTGCGCGTGAAAGTCAGCGATGCGATAGGGGTTTTTGGAGCCACTTTAAAAGAAATGCGTTTGCCGATTTTAACCATTGGCGTGGTTTTGGCGTTTGCGTATGTAGCTAATTATAGCGGCATGAGCGCTACTTTAGCGTTAGCGTTAGCCGATACTGGGCATGTTTTCACTTTCTTTTCTCCTGTTGTAGGCTGGCTTGGGGTGTTTTTAACCGGAAGCGACACGAGCTCTAACCTTTTATTTGGCTCTTTACAGATGCTCATCGCCACACAGCTTGGCTTGCCTGAAGTGCTTTTCTTAGCGGCAAACACTTCAGGGGGCGTTGTGGGTAAAATGATAAGCCCTCAAAGCATCGCTATCGCTTGCGCAGCGGTGGGATTAGTGGGTAAAGAGAGCGAATTGTTTAGATTTACAGTAAAATACTCTATCGCTTTGGCAATCATCATGGGGATTGTCTTCACTCTTATTGCTTATGTCTTCCCCTTTATTATTCCAGTTACTCCTACTTAA
- a CDS encoding L-lactate permease has product MSEFHQVYDPLGNIWLSALVALLPILLFFLSLMVFKFKGYTAAFLSVALSAIIAVWVYKMPVSMVGSSFLYGFLYGLWPIAWIIIAAIFLYKLSVKSGYFEILKESVQSITLDHRILVILIGFCFGSFLEGAIGFGGPIAITAAILVGLGLSPLYAAGLCLIANTAPVAFGAVGIPISAMASAVGVPAILISAMTGKILFFVSLLVPFFIVFLMDGFKGIKETFPAVFIAAFSFAGAQFLSSNYLGPELPGIISALVSLVATALFLKFWQPKVIFRSDGKAASFTKSNHHICKIYVAWSPFVVLILVIVLWIQPFFKALFEKDGLLAFSNFYFEFNNISNHIFKSPPFVEASQSVSFPVVFKFFLINTVGTSIFLAALISMFILRVRVNDAVSVFGETLKEMRYPILTIGLVLSFAYVSNYSGISSTLALALTHTGLAFTFFSPLIGWVGVFLTGSDTSSNLLFGSLQQLTAQRLHLPEILTLTANTVGGTLGKMISPQSIAIACAAVGLAGKESDLFKFTVKYSLIFVAIMGIVISAIAYLIPEVVPAIK; this is encoded by the coding sequence GTGTCAGAATTTCATCAAGTTTATGACCCTTTGGGTAACATTTGGCTGAGCGCTCTTGTGGCGTTATTGCCGATTTTATTGTTTTTCTTATCTTTAATGGTTTTTAAATTCAAAGGTTACACAGCGGCCTTTTTGAGCGTGGCCTTATCAGCCATTATTGCGGTTTGGGTGTATAAAATGCCTGTTAGCATGGTAGGTTCAAGCTTTCTTTATGGCTTTCTCTATGGTTTATGGCCGATTGCGTGGATCATCATTGCGGCTATTTTTTTATACAAATTAAGCGTTAAATCCGGCTATTTTGAAATTCTAAAAGAAAGCGTTCAGTCCATCACTTTAGATCACCGCATTTTAGTGATTTTGATCGGTTTTTGTTTTGGCTCGTTTTTAGAAGGGGCGATCGGTTTTGGAGGGCCTATTGCAATCACTGCTGCGATTTTAGTGGGGTTAGGCTTAAGCCCTTTATACGCTGCCGGGTTATGCTTAATCGCTAACACTGCTCCTGTGGCTTTTGGTGCGGTGGGTATCCCTATAAGTGCGATGGCGAGCGCGGTAGGCGTGCCAGCGATTTTAATTTCAGCCATGACGGGCAAGATCCTCTTTTTTGTGAGCTTGTTAGTGCCGTTTTTCATCGTGTTTTTAATGGACGGCTTTAAGGGGATTAAAGAAACTTTCCCGGCCGTTTTTATCGCAGCTTTTTCTTTCGCTGGAGCGCAATTTTTAAGCTCTAATTATTTAGGGCCAGAATTACCGGGCATCATTTCAGCGCTTGTTTCACTCGTTGCAACAGCACTCTTTTTGAAATTTTGGCAGCCTAAAGTCATTTTTAGAAGCGATGGCAAGGCCGCATCATTCACTAAGAGTAACCATCACATTTGTAAGATCTATGTCGCTTGGTCCCCTTTTGTGGTTTTGATTTTAGTCATTGTGTTATGGATACAGCCTTTTTTTAAAGCTTTGTTTGAAAAAGACGGCTTGTTGGCTTTTTCTAATTTTTATTTTGAATTCAATAACATCAGTAACCACATTTTTAAAAGCCCGCCTTTTGTAGAAGCTAGCCAAAGCGTGAGTTTCCCTGTAGTGTTTAAATTTTTCTTAATCAATACCGTAGGCACTTCCATTTTTCTAGCCGCTCTCATTAGCATGTTTATTTTGAGGGTGCGAGTGAATGATGCTGTGAGCGTTTTTGGCGAGACTTTGAAAGAAATGCGCTACCCCATTCTTACCATTGGTTTAGTGTTAAGCTTTGCCTATGTGTCTAATTACAGCGGGATTTCCTCCACTCTAGCCTTAGCGCTCACTCACACGGGCTTAGCTTTTACTTTTTTCTCGCCTTTGATCGGGTGGGTAGGCGTGTTTTTAACCGGAAGCGATACGAGTTCTAACCTTTTATTTGGCTCTTTGCAACAACTCACGGCTCAAAGATTGCACCTTCCTGAGATTTTAACTTTAACGGCTAATACCGTGGGTGGGACTTTGGGCAAAATGATAAGCCCTCAAAGCATCGCTATCGCTTGCGCGGCGGTGGGCTTAGCCGGGAAAGAAAGCGATTTGTTCAAATTTACGGTTAAATACTCCCTTATTTTTGTAGCGATCATGGGAATTGTGATCAGCGCGATTGCGTATTTGATCCCTGAAGTGGTGCCTGCGATAAAGTAG
- a CDS encoding adenine-specific DNA glycosylase — METLHNALLKWYEEFGRKDLPFRNLKGVNAPYEVYISEVMSQQTQISTVVERFYSPFLKAFPTLKDLASAPLEEVLLLWRGLGYYSRAKNLKKSAEICVKEHNSQLPNDYQSLLKLPGIGAYTANAILCFGFREKTACVDANIKRVLLRLFGLDPNIQAKDLQRKANEFLNLNDSFNHNQALIDLGALICSPKPKCTICPLNPYCLGKNNLEKHTLKKKQEIIQEERYLGVVIKNNQIALEKIEQKLYFGMHHFPGLKENLEFKLPFLGAIKHSHTKFKLNLNLYLAATKDLKNPINFYSLKDLETLPISSMTLKILNFLKHKNLFGS, encoded by the coding sequence TTGGAAACTTTACACAACGCCCTTTTGAAGTGGTATGAAGAATTTGGGCGAAAGGATTTACCCTTTAGGAATTTAAAGGGCGTTAACGCCCCCTATGAAGTCTATATCAGCGAAGTGATGAGCCAACAAACCCAAATCAGCACCGTAGTTGAGCGTTTTTATTCCCCTTTTTTAAAAGCCTTCCCCACTTTAAAAGATTTAGCGAGCGCTCCATTAGAGGAGGTTTTATTGTTATGGCGAGGGCTTGGCTATTATTCTAGGGCTAAAAATTTAAAAAAAAGCGCTGAAATTTGCGTTAAAGAACATAACTCACAACTACCCAACGACTATCAAAGCCTATTAAAACTCCCTGGTATTGGCGCATACACGGCTAATGCGATCTTGTGTTTTGGCTTTAGAGAAAAAACCGCATGCGTGGACGCTAATATCAAACGAGTGCTTTTAAGGCTTTTTGGATTAGATCCTAACATTCAAGCTAAAGATTTGCAAAGAAAAGCGAATGAATTTCTCAATCTCAATGATAGCTTTAATCATAACCAAGCCCTAATTGATCTAGGGGCGTTAATTTGCTCCCCTAAACCCAAGTGCACGATTTGCCCCTTAAACCCTTATTGTTTGGGTAAAAACAACCTAGAAAAACACACGCTTAAGAAAAAACAAGAAATCATTCAAGAAGAGCGTTACTTAGGCGTTGTGATTAAAAACAACCAAATCGCTTTAGAAAAAATAGAGCAAAAACTCTATTTTGGCATGCACCATTTCCCTGGCTTAAAAGAAAATTTAGAATTCAAACTCCCTTTTTTAGGCGCAATCAAACACAGCCACACCAAATTCAAGCTCAATTTAAACCTTTATTTAGCCGCTACAAAAGATTTAAAAAACCCCATTAATTTTTATAGCCTTAAAGATTTAGAGACCTTACCCATAAGCTCCATGACGCTTAAAATCTTGAATTTTTTAAAACATAAAAACTTATTTGGGAGTTAA
- a CDS encoding DASS family sodium-coupled anion symporter yields MKKPIISILAPFFIAVLLYFLGAPNGLNPNAWLYFCIFIGMIVGLILEPVPAGLVSLSALALCVALKIGVSSEIASANKAISWGLSGYANKTVWLVFVAFILGLGYEKSLLGKRIALLLIRFLGQTPLGLGYAVSLSELCLAPFIPSNSARSGGILYPIVSSIPPLMGSTPNDNPNKIGAYLMWVALASTCITSSMFLTALAPNPLAMEIATKMEVNEISWFSWFLAFLPCGALLILLVPLLAYKTCKPTLKGSKEVSLWARKELEGMGRFSLKEILMLSLTLLALLGWIFGKSLGLHASATALIVMVLMAFCKIVSYEDIIKNKSAFNIFLLLGSLLTMAGGLKNVGFLDFIGNAAKNFLEHAHLDPLIALLFIVALFYLSHYFFASITAHVSALFALFIGIGSHIEGINLQELSLFLMLSLGIMGILTPYGTGPSTIYYGSGYIQSKDFWKWGFIFGFAYLIVFLSVCTPWVKLIAFRWL; encoded by the coding sequence ATGAAAAAACCAATCATTTCAATCCTTGCCCCCTTTTTTATCGCAGTGTTATTGTATTTTTTAGGCGCTCCTAATGGGCTAAACCCTAACGCATGGCTTTATTTTTGCATTTTTATAGGCATGATTGTTGGGCTTATTTTAGAGCCGGTGCCAGCAGGCTTAGTGTCGTTGAGCGCATTAGCGTTGTGCGTAGCGTTAAAAATTGGCGTTAGTAGCGAGATAGCGAGCGCTAATAAGGCTATTTCATGGGGTTTGAGCGGGTATGCGAATAAAACGGTGTGGCTTGTGTTTGTCGCTTTTATTTTGGGTTTAGGGTATGAAAAAAGCTTGTTAGGGAAACGGATCGCTCTTTTATTGATTAGATTTTTAGGGCAAACCCCTTTAGGTTTGGGCTATGCAGTTAGTTTGAGCGAATTGTGTCTAGCCCCCTTTATTCCTAGCAATTCCGCTAGAAGTGGGGGCATACTCTATCCGATCGTTTCTTCTATCCCGCCTTTAATGGGTTCTACTCCCAATGATAACCCTAACAAAATCGGCGCATATTTGATGTGGGTCGCTTTAGCTTCAACTTGCATCACTTCGTCCATGTTTTTAACCGCACTCGCTCCCAACCCCCTAGCAATGGAAATCGCCACCAAAATGGAGGTGAATGAAATCTCATGGTTTTCGTGGTTTTTAGCGTTCTTGCCTTGCGGGGCGCTTTTGATCTTGCTTGTGCCTTTATTAGCGTATAAAACCTGCAAACCCACCTTAAAAGGCTCAAAAGAAGTGAGTTTGTGGGCTAGAAAAGAATTAGAGGGCATGGGGAGGTTTTCTTTAAAAGAAATTTTAATGCTCAGCCTCACTTTATTAGCTTTATTGGGTTGGATTTTTGGCAAATCTTTAGGCTTGCATGCGAGCGCGACGGCTTTGATTGTCATGGTTTTAATGGCGTTTTGCAAGATTGTAAGCTATGAAGACATCATTAAAAACAAGAGCGCGTTTAATATTTTTTTATTGCTTGGGTCGTTACTCACGATGGCTGGTGGGCTTAAAAATGTGGGTTTTTTAGATTTTATCGGTAATGCGGCTAAAAATTTTTTAGAGCATGCCCACTTGGATCCGTTAATAGCGTTATTGTTTATCGTAGCCCTCTTTTATTTATCGCATTATTTTTTCGCTAGCATCACCGCCCATGTGAGCGCGTTATTCGCCCTTTTTATAGGGATAGGCTCGCATATTGAAGGGATAAATCTACAAGAATTGAGCTTGTTTTTAATGCTTTCTTTAGGTATCATGGGGATTTTAACGCCCTATGGTACAGGCCCATCCACCATCTATTATGGGAGTGGGTATATTCAAAGCAAGGATTTTTGGAAATGGGGGTTTATTTTTGGCTTTGCGTATTTAATCGTATTTTTAAGCGTGTGCACACCTTGGGTCAAACTCATCGCTTTTAGGTGGTTGTAG